A part of Citrifermentans bremense genomic DNA contains:
- a CDS encoding transporter substrate-binding domain-containing protein, translating into MSIKTLLLLAVLALIVSSAHAGPAPGRDLRVIVVGGNSNYPPYQFLDKTGEPRGFIVDLTRAIARVMGMQIEIRLDDFGKILKELDSGEVDMLEGLSYSDARAQEYDFSTPHSIIVQAIFARKGTPAVKSLEELKGKKVLVHSGGGMHSYFQDKHLDADLVLTGSPRETLQQLAAGRCDYAVVALLPAMYIIREEKLSNLVPVATNVAPQRYYCYAVKKGNAELVAQMNEGLSILKKTGEFNEIYDRWIGVLEPQRTSWLDVAKYAALVVIPLSLVLLGTVLWSYSLRRQVAQRTESLSNALAELQRNQQQLVQADKMAALGILVSGVAHEINNPTGIILMNMPTLKKIFRDAELILDRYQEEEGELTLGGIRYQRVRQEVPLMLDEMQDGAERIKKTVEDLKNFARKDDEARKELLDFNQVVQTAVRLVDVAIRKFTNNFSVDYAEALPAVFGNEQRLEQVVVNLVMNAGQALPDPSRAIALQTGYDAGNGRVLLTVRDQGSGISPEHLKHLTDPFFTTKRESGGTGLGLSISANIIKDHGGEIAFDSRLGEGTTVTLSLPGAVAGSNNGQ; encoded by the coding sequence ATGTCCATCAAAACACTTTTGCTGCTGGCCGTTCTCGCCCTTATTGTCTCCTCGGCGCACGCCGGGCCGGCGCCCGGCCGCGACCTCAGGGTCATCGTTGTGGGCGGCAACAGCAACTATCCTCCGTACCAGTTTCTGGACAAAACCGGCGAGCCTCGCGGCTTCATCGTGGACCTGACACGGGCCATCGCCAGGGTAATGGGGATGCAGATCGAGATCCGCCTTGACGATTTCGGCAAGATTCTCAAGGAGCTCGACAGCGGTGAGGTTGACATGCTGGAAGGGCTCTCGTATTCCGATGCAAGGGCCCAGGAATACGATTTCTCCACCCCCCATTCCATAATAGTTCAGGCCATCTTTGCCAGAAAAGGGACGCCGGCGGTGAAAAGCCTGGAAGAGCTCAAGGGGAAAAAGGTGCTGGTGCATAGCGGCGGCGGCATGCACAGCTACTTTCAGGATAAGCACCTCGATGCGGACCTGGTGCTGACCGGCAGCCCCCGGGAGACGCTGCAGCAACTGGCCGCTGGGCGCTGCGACTACGCCGTAGTGGCCCTGCTCCCCGCCATGTATATCATCCGCGAAGAGAAGCTTTCTAACCTGGTGCCGGTAGCCACCAACGTGGCGCCGCAGCGGTACTACTGCTACGCGGTGAAAAAGGGTAATGCCGAGCTGGTGGCCCAGATGAACGAAGGGCTCTCTATTCTCAAGAAAACGGGGGAATTCAACGAGATCTACGACAGGTGGATCGGGGTGCTGGAGCCGCAGCGCACCTCCTGGCTCGACGTGGCCAAGTACGCGGCGCTGGTCGTGATTCCCCTTTCCCTGGTCCTGCTGGGTACGGTGCTCTGGTCCTACTCGCTGCGCAGGCAGGTTGCGCAGCGTACCGAGTCGCTTTCCAACGCCCTGGCGGAGCTGCAGAGAAACCAGCAGCAGCTGGTGCAGGCGGACAAGATGGCTGCGCTGGGTATCCTGGTCTCAGGGGTGGCCCACGAAATCAACAACCCCACCGGAATCATCCTGATGAACATGCCTACGCTGAAGAAGATTTTCCGCGACGCGGAGTTGATCCTCGACCGTTACCAGGAGGAAGAGGGAGAGCTGACCCTGGGGGGGATCCGGTATCAGCGGGTGCGGCAGGAAGTGCCGCTGATGCTGGACGAGATGCAGGATGGCGCCGAGCGGATCAAGAAGACCGTCGAGGATCTGAAGAACTTCGCCCGCAAGGATGACGAGGCCCGCAAGGAGCTGCTGGATTTCAACCAGGTGGTGCAGACGGCGGTACGCCTGGTGGACGTCGCGATCCGCAAGTTCACCAACAATTTCAGCGTCGATTATGCCGAAGCTTTGCCTGCCGTGTTCGGAAACGAACAGAGGCTGGAGCAGGTGGTGGTGAACCTGGTCATGAACGCAGGGCAGGCTCTCCCCGACCCCAGCCGCGCCATCGCGCTTCAGACAGGGTACGATGCGGGGAACGGCAGGGTCCTGCTCACGGTCCGTGACCAGGGGAGCGGGATCTCGCCTGAGCACCTGAAGCACCTCACGGACCCTTTCTTCACCACCAAGCGCGAGAGCGGGGGAACCGGGCTGGGGCTCTCCATCTCCGCCAACATAATCAAGGACCACGGCGGCGAAATCGCCTTCGATTCGCGCCTAGGGGAGGGGACCACGGTCACCCTTTCCCTGCCGGGTGCCGTGGCAGGGAGCAACAATGGACAGTGA
- a CDS encoding FIST signal transduction protein, with protein sequence MGTSAGVGLSLHKNPAEAGKEAALQAMERGGMAKPDFVFVFATVGYDQKLLIGSIRDASAGAPLSGCSGEGIITAGAAAETNFGVCVLAIASDELRFANACVQGLDAGYARAGEELAEEVRPLLEADTVACFLFADGLLFDFDPFRDAFERTLGRDRKLPLFGGLAANNLSTRKTYQYHNDRVISEGICCVVMSGNARLAWGVNHGCVPVGTRRTITRCQGNIIYEIDGIPALKALKEYIENGSASDWNRVTLNLCLGFKTPEHLRQEYGEYIIRYMMDKNDAEGWVSIQSDVTQGSALWIMRRDKELMREGLQAISEHIREQLGTSRPKLVMQFECMGRGRVVYREQEKIELLKSLQDDLGAGLPWIGFYSYAEIGPVSGYNCIHNFTSVLLAVY encoded by the coding sequence ATGGGAACTTCTGCAGGTGTTGGCCTCAGCCTTCACAAAAACCCGGCCGAAGCAGGTAAGGAAGCTGCTCTCCAGGCCATGGAACGGGGCGGGATGGCAAAACCCGATTTCGTCTTCGTCTTTGCCACGGTGGGTTACGACCAGAAGCTTCTGATAGGCTCGATCCGGGATGCCTCCGCCGGCGCCCCCTTGAGCGGCTGCTCCGGCGAGGGGATCATCACGGCGGGAGCCGCCGCCGAGACCAATTTCGGGGTCTGCGTGCTGGCGATAGCCTCCGACGAGCTCCGCTTCGCCAACGCCTGCGTCCAGGGGCTCGACGCGGGCTACGCCCGCGCGGGGGAGGAGTTGGCCGAAGAGGTCCGCCCCCTTCTGGAGGCAGACACCGTCGCCTGCTTCCTTTTTGCCGACGGCCTCCTCTTCGATTTCGATCCCTTCCGCGACGCCTTCGAGAGGACTCTAGGCCGCGACAGAAAGCTCCCCCTGTTCGGAGGCCTTGCCGCCAACAACCTTTCCACCCGGAAAACCTACCAGTACCACAACGACCGGGTGATCTCCGAGGGGATCTGCTGCGTCGTCATGTCCGGAAACGCGCGGCTCGCCTGGGGGGTCAACCACGGCTGCGTCCCGGTCGGGACCCGGCGCACCATCACCCGCTGCCAGGGCAACATCATCTACGAGATCGACGGCATCCCGGCCCTGAAGGCGTTGAAGGAGTACATCGAGAACGGCTCCGCCAGCGACTGGAACAGGGTCACCCTCAACCTTTGTCTCGGTTTCAAGACACCTGAACACCTGCGGCAGGAGTACGGCGAGTACATCATCCGCTACATGATGGACAAAAACGACGCAGAGGGGTGGGTAAGCATCCAGTCGGACGTGACCCAGGGAAGCGCCCTCTGGATCATGAGACGGGACAAGGAGCTGATGCGGGAAGGGCTGCAGGCGATATCGGAGCATATCCGGGAGCAGCTGGGGACGAGCCGCCCCAAGCTGGTGATGCAGTTCGAATGCATGGGGCGCGGGCGGGTGGTGTACCGCGAGCAGGAGAAGATCGAGCTGCTCAAGTCCCTGCAGGATGACCTGGGAGCGGGACTTCCCTGGATCGGATTCTACTCCTACGCGGAGATCGGCCCAGTCTCAGGCTACAACTGCATCCACAACTTCACGTCCGTGCTTTTGGCCGTCTATTAG
- a CDS encoding PAS domain-containing sensor histidine kinase has protein sequence MEKATPIENQGLEQQLAVLRRENEELAQQVKRLIRAEGKLYEYQQVLDAQLNEYKGLYDLSRRLSGSFDIEALFRETVQYVVQQLEYERAILLRRAETFTYRVFALDGYYDPEEKEQIAAITMKFGAPCLSPLLAGREHVTCAASGKEPGNGCRRRLLMDEFLVYPLGHDEVPHALLVVGNTAASATFHRRVEESEPALLSMGNLVGLVSSLLDTQIFFERMMEAREQERVAEAKYRSLFENAAEGIFRRTPEGRYLDANPALAHMMGYSSPEELVASVTDIGSQVYVDPSSYAEMQRVLAAHGRAERFETQIYRKDRSVIWVSLSLRAVRDSEGKVLFYEGMSEEITKRKIAEAALRESEQKYRQLSEALERRVKQAVGELRQKDKMLIMQGRQAVMGEMLSNIAHQWRQPLNMLALLVQDVQLTHRQTGLSDRFIEENVKRSMEIIRQMSQTIDDFRYFYRPDREKLVFTVSEPLEKALALLDGSLRMHSIEVQVLKIGEPAIKGYLGEFVQVLLNILINARDALIASHTSSPVITVRLCEEGGETVVSIADNAGGIPEEIKEKIFEPYFTTKGPDQGTGIGLFMCKTIIEKSMNGRLCARNSGDGAEFVITVPKIP, from the coding sequence ATGGAAAAAGCGACGCCCATCGAAAACCAGGGCCTGGAGCAGCAGTTGGCTGTCCTGCGCCGCGAGAACGAGGAACTGGCCCAACAGGTAAAAAGGCTGATCCGGGCGGAGGGGAAGCTCTACGAGTACCAGCAGGTGCTGGACGCCCAGCTGAACGAGTACAAGGGGCTCTACGACCTGAGCCGGAGGCTCAGCGGGAGCTTCGACATCGAGGCACTGTTCCGGGAGACCGTGCAGTACGTGGTCCAGCAGCTCGAGTACGAACGCGCCATCCTGCTGCGCCGCGCCGAAACCTTTACCTACCGCGTCTTTGCTCTGGACGGTTATTACGATCCAGAGGAAAAAGAGCAGATTGCCGCCATCACCATGAAGTTCGGGGCCCCCTGCCTCTCCCCCCTTCTTGCCGGCAGAGAACACGTCACCTGCGCCGCCTCCGGGAAGGAACCCGGGAACGGATGCCGGCGGCGCCTCTTGATGGACGAATTCCTGGTATACCCCCTGGGACACGACGAGGTCCCCCACGCCCTGCTGGTGGTCGGCAACACCGCTGCCAGCGCCACCTTCCACCGGCGGGTGGAGGAGAGCGAACCGGCCCTTTTGAGCATGGGGAACCTGGTCGGCCTGGTCTCCTCTCTTTTGGACACCCAGATCTTCTTCGAACGGATGATGGAGGCCCGCGAACAGGAACGGGTCGCCGAGGCGAAGTACCGCAGCCTCTTCGAGAACGCGGCGGAAGGGATCTTCCGCAGGACCCCCGAGGGGAGATACCTCGACGCGAACCCCGCCCTGGCTCACATGATGGGATACTCCTCGCCTGAGGAGCTGGTCGCCTCGGTCACCGACATCGGCTCCCAGGTCTACGTGGACCCGTCTTCCTACGCCGAGATGCAGAGGGTGCTGGCGGCGCACGGCAGGGCCGAGAGGTTCGAGACGCAGATCTACCGCAAGGATAGAAGCGTGATCTGGGTCTCCCTGAGCCTGCGTGCGGTGCGGGACAGTGAAGGGAAGGTGCTCTTCTACGAGGGGATGTCCGAGGAGATCACCAAGCGCAAGATCGCCGAGGCGGCGCTGCGCGAGAGCGAGCAGAAGTACCGGCAGTTGAGCGAGGCGCTCGAGCGGCGCGTGAAGCAGGCGGTCGGAGAGCTGCGCCAGAAGGACAAGATGCTGATCATGCAGGGGCGGCAGGCGGTGATGGGGGAGATGTTGAGCAACATCGCCCACCAGTGGCGCCAGCCCTTGAACATGCTGGCCCTGCTGGTCCAGGACGTCCAGTTGACACACAGGCAGACGGGATTGAGCGACCGTTTCATAGAGGAGAACGTCAAAAGGAGCATGGAGATCATCCGGCAGATGTCCCAGACCATCGACGACTTCCGGTATTTTTACCGCCCGGACAGGGAAAAGCTGGTCTTCACGGTGAGCGAACCGCTGGAGAAGGCGCTGGCCCTGCTGGACGGGAGCTTAAGGATGCACAGCATCGAGGTCCAGGTTCTAAAAATCGGCGAGCCCGCCATAAAGGGGTACCTAGGGGAGTTCGTCCAGGTACTGCTCAACATCCTGATCAACGCGCGCGACGCGCTCATCGCCAGCCACACCTCTTCGCCTGTCATCACCGTCAGGCTCTGCGAGGAGGGGGGGGAAACGGTGGTCAGCATCGCCGACAACGCCGGCGGCATACCCGAGGAGATCAAGGAGAAGATCTTCGAGCCCTACTTCACCACCAAGGGGCCCGACCAGGGGACCGGCATCGGGCTTTTCATGTGCAAGACCATCATCGAGAAGAGCATGAACGGCAGGCTCTGCGCCAGGAACAGCGGCGATGGGGCCGAGTTCGTCATCACTGTCCCCAAAATTCCCTGA
- a CDS encoding ATP-dependent DNA helicase, whose translation MKPAPTIINIPVGDFALPVPRTGSIEARSGHDRSSAEGREIHLRVQKKRAQADPSYQAEVPVSRVFERGGFQFQVNGRLDGIFRRDPPCIEEIKSCFNLWELKRRLSSSGMDEPYSLQLLTYGYFHWLEHGVVPGLSFHLVSSRNGACEDLPVQLDLEAYRVWLELRLDQLALEAAEAAKRAHRRRKAAKNFPFPFAAPRPGQLELMGEIERGMVEGRPMLIQAPTGLGKTAGVLHPVLKQALERGQTVCYVTPKNSQHEVAEDAMERFRDAGVRLRSLTVTAKGRICFMNEPICTPEYCEYARDYYGKLARHGVVELMARKRKLKAGTFRELGEKYQVCPFELQIEAVPMADLVICDYNYVFAPRSALGRAASLAVEQAGKPNLVIDEAHNLPSRAMDYYSPRLSSQLLEGMRGELAELPKPFRRDALELLEQCLAAVAACCGGGKGGRPARIEPPVAPFLELDARLRALLSRYLEAEVEIRQKDPVLRLCHYWGEFAEILEFAAGSKRQEFFTSCEPGPGGGSVKITCCDASALISDRYAEYQQVVAFSATLKPFEYYAKLSGLDPGVVRCAEFQSPFPSWLRKLMIIPQVSTRYSQRERNYDRIAEVLARVVALKSGNYLAFFPSFVFLERVAELFQAPEGVEVLLQERKMSRARVSEILERLRAGDAPTLVFAVQGGSLSEGVDYAGEMVIGAFVVGPPLPNFDLEREEMRGYYQRNYGNGYQYAYTIPAMAKAIQAAGRVIRSETDRGLIVLMDDRFLQQEYSSAMPSDWFESGANELVSGAILSDIREFWGQ comes from the coding sequence ATGAAGCCTGCACCCACTATCATCAACATCCCGGTTGGGGATTTCGCCCTTCCCGTTCCCCGCACAGGGAGCATCGAGGCGCGTTCCGGCCACGACCGCAGCAGCGCGGAGGGGCGCGAGATCCATCTCCGGGTCCAGAAAAAACGGGCGCAGGCGGATCCCAGCTACCAGGCCGAGGTGCCGGTCAGCCGCGTCTTCGAAAGGGGAGGGTTCCAGTTCCAGGTGAACGGCCGTCTGGACGGCATCTTCCGGCGGGACCCCCCATGCATCGAGGAAATCAAGAGCTGCTTCAACCTGTGGGAGCTAAAACGCAGGCTCTCGTCTTCCGGCATGGACGAGCCGTACTCGCTGCAGCTTCTCACCTACGGCTACTTCCACTGGCTGGAGCACGGCGTGGTGCCGGGCCTCTCCTTTCATCTCGTTTCCTCCAGAAACGGCGCCTGTGAGGACCTCCCGGTGCAGCTTGATCTGGAGGCGTACCGGGTTTGGCTGGAGCTGCGCCTGGACCAGCTGGCGCTGGAAGCCGCAGAGGCGGCCAAACGCGCCCACAGGAGGAGGAAGGCGGCCAAAAACTTCCCCTTTCCCTTTGCTGCCCCCCGTCCCGGGCAGCTTGAGCTGATGGGGGAAATAGAGCGCGGCATGGTGGAGGGACGCCCCATGCTGATCCAGGCGCCGACCGGGCTCGGGAAAACCGCGGGGGTGTTGCACCCGGTGCTAAAGCAGGCGCTTGAGCGCGGTCAGACCGTTTGCTACGTGACGCCGAAAAACAGCCAGCACGAGGTGGCGGAGGACGCCATGGAGCGCTTCCGCGACGCGGGGGTGCGGCTGCGTTCGCTCACCGTGACCGCGAAGGGGAGGATCTGTTTCATGAACGAGCCGATCTGCACCCCTGAGTACTGCGAGTACGCGCGCGACTACTACGGGAAGCTGGCACGGCACGGCGTTGTGGAGCTCATGGCCAGGAAAAGGAAGCTGAAGGCGGGGACCTTCCGGGAACTGGGTGAGAAGTACCAGGTTTGCCCCTTCGAGCTGCAGATCGAGGCGGTGCCGATGGCAGATCTGGTGATCTGCGATTACAACTACGTCTTCGCCCCCAGGTCCGCGCTGGGGCGGGCCGCCTCACTTGCCGTGGAGCAGGCCGGGAAGCCGAACCTGGTGATAGACGAGGCCCATAACCTCCCATCGCGCGCCATGGATTACTACTCCCCCAGGCTCTCCAGCCAGCTTCTGGAGGGGATGCGGGGCGAGCTGGCGGAGCTTCCCAAGCCATTCCGGCGCGACGCCCTGGAGCTTTTGGAGCAGTGCCTGGCGGCGGTGGCGGCCTGCTGCGGGGGCGGCAAGGGTGGTCGCCCGGCGCGGATAGAGCCCCCTGTCGCCCCTTTCCTGGAGTTGGACGCTAGGCTGCGGGCGTTATTGTCGCGCTACCTCGAGGCGGAGGTGGAGATCCGGCAAAAGGACCCGGTGTTGAGGCTTTGCCATTACTGGGGGGAGTTTGCCGAGATCCTCGAGTTTGCAGCAGGCTCCAAGCGGCAGGAGTTTTTCACCTCCTGCGAGCCGGGTCCCGGCGGGGGGAGCGTCAAGATCACCTGCTGCGACGCCTCCGCCCTGATTTCGGACCGCTATGCGGAGTACCAGCAGGTGGTCGCTTTCTCGGCGACCCTGAAGCCGTTCGAGTACTACGCGAAGCTTTCCGGGCTCGACCCCGGGGTGGTGCGCTGCGCAGAGTTCCAGAGCCCCTTTCCCAGCTGGCTGCGCAAGCTGATGATCATCCCGCAGGTCTCGACCAGGTACTCGCAGCGCGAGCGCAATTACGACCGGATCGCGGAGGTCCTGGCCCGGGTGGTGGCGCTGAAAAGCGGCAACTACCTCGCCTTTTTCCCGAGCTTCGTCTTCCTGGAGCGGGTGGCGGAGCTCTTCCAGGCGCCGGAAGGGGTCGAGGTGCTGCTCCAGGAGAGGAAGATGAGCAGGGCGAGGGTATCCGAGATCCTGGAGCGGCTGCGCGCCGGGGACGCCCCGACACTGGTCTTCGCGGTCCAGGGGGGCTCTCTTTCCGAGGGGGTGGATTACGCGGGAGAGATGGTGATCGGAGCTTTCGTGGTCGGGCCGCCGCTGCCCAACTTCGACCTGGAGCGGGAGGAGATGAGGGGGTACTACCAGCGCAATTACGGCAACGGCTACCAGTACGCCTACACCATCCCGGCCATGGCCAAGGCGATCCAGGCGGCGGGGCGGGTGATCCGCTCGGAAACGGACCGCGGGCTCATCGTCCTTATGGACGACCGTTTCCTGCAGCAGGAGTACAGCAGCGCCATGCCGAGTGACTGGTTCGAATCGGGGGCCAACGAGCTGGTCTCCGGAGCCATACTGAGCGACATCAGGGAATTTTGGGGACAGTGA
- a CDS encoding cytochrome c7, with protein sequence MKRILAAVVLSLFCAGFAAASDDADVVLPAKNGNVTFPHKKHQDMKELKCTDCHETDKGGKIADLGKDWAHKTCKGCHTDKGKGPTKCTECHKK encoded by the coding sequence ATGAAAAGAATTCTCGCAGCTGTCGTGCTCTCCCTTTTCTGCGCCGGATTCGCCGCCGCATCCGACGACGCCGACGTGGTGCTTCCCGCGAAAAACGGCAACGTCACCTTCCCCCACAAGAAGCACCAGGACATGAAGGAGCTGAAATGCACCGACTGCCACGAAACCGACAAGGGCGGTAAGATAGCCGACCTCGGCAAGGATTGGGCTCACAAGACCTGCAAGGGGTGTCATACCGACAAAGGCAAAGGCCCCACCAAGTGCACAGAGTGCCACAAGAAGTAA
- a CDS encoding radical SAM/SPASM domain-containing protein, producing MSDYHSFEQGGDNFLFFSRSARLYQLSDLASRMFSELQAPQGVGRTGPAPGPPPRPLSAAEAPLYAELCDLLHQELEVPLPVSRDRQPRAGENCFQTFSIYLAQNCNMACCYCWNRGGTFGKPGHLMGEKSAQRALKLILDLVEASSADKIFINFYGGEPLLNFPIMAKITLELLQHEARLGKNFYLTLDTNGTLLEGPVAQFLARYFTQIGVSLDGSQRIHDLQRPGKYGESTWQLIVNNMKSFPNPKLLGIRATLTAFSDSYLETFLALTTLGVSRIQLEYCHEPGYHQNPIYEQLNVPVERQLLELREFIDYYIDYISRYQDTRDIPFVSNILDHITRIRRGSRFTKPCGAGTNTLAINSHGEIFPCIAFVDREDFAMGRAGADAGLSLHDTLSGFEVDGQLPCHYCWLRYDCAGGCYATHYDMTGNPRHPHPHYCESMKGRAEVYFYALTQMLNRCPWHLLRSSNSAPP from the coding sequence ATGAGCGATTATCACAGCTTCGAACAAGGCGGCGACAACTTCCTCTTCTTCTCACGCTCCGCAAGGCTCTACCAGCTAAGCGACCTGGCGTCCCGGATGTTTTCGGAGCTCCAGGCCCCGCAAGGGGTGGGGCGGACCGGGCCGGCTCCAGGTCCCCCCCCGCGCCCCCTTTCCGCAGCGGAAGCGCCGCTTTACGCCGAGCTTTGCGACCTGCTGCACCAGGAACTAGAGGTCCCGCTCCCAGTCTCCCGAGACCGGCAACCTAGGGCTGGGGAAAACTGCTTCCAGACCTTCTCCATCTACCTGGCCCAAAACTGCAACATGGCTTGCTGCTACTGCTGGAATCGCGGCGGAACTTTCGGCAAACCTGGGCACCTTATGGGGGAGAAGTCGGCGCAGCGCGCCCTGAAGCTCATTCTTGACCTGGTGGAGGCCTCCAGCGCCGACAAGATCTTCATCAACTTCTATGGCGGCGAACCGCTGCTCAATTTCCCCATTATGGCCAAGATCACGCTGGAACTGCTGCAGCACGAGGCGCGCCTGGGCAAGAACTTCTACCTCACGCTCGACACCAACGGCACTTTGCTGGAAGGCCCGGTGGCGCAGTTTCTTGCCCGCTACTTCACCCAGATCGGGGTCAGCCTTGACGGCAGCCAGAGGATCCATGACCTGCAGAGACCCGGAAAATACGGCGAGAGCACCTGGCAGCTCATCGTTAACAACATGAAATCCTTCCCCAACCCGAAGCTTCTGGGCATCCGCGCCACCCTGACCGCTTTCTCCGACAGCTACCTGGAGACATTCCTCGCCCTCACCACGCTGGGGGTGAGCCGGATCCAGCTGGAATATTGCCACGAGCCCGGCTACCATCAAAATCCCATCTACGAGCAGCTTAACGTGCCGGTGGAGCGGCAGCTCTTAGAGCTCAGGGAGTTTATCGACTACTACATCGATTACATCAGCCGGTACCAGGACACCCGCGACATACCCTTCGTCTCCAACATACTCGACCACATCACCAGAATCAGGCGCGGAAGCCGTTTCACCAAGCCCTGCGGCGCCGGGACCAACACCCTCGCCATCAACAGCCACGGGGAGATCTTCCCCTGCATCGCTTTCGTGGACCGCGAAGACTTCGCCATGGGCAGAGCCGGCGCCGACGCAGGTCTCTCCCTGCACGACACCCTTTCCGGCTTCGAGGTCGACGGCCAACTCCCCTGCCATTACTGCTGGCTGCGCTACGATTGCGCCGGCGGCTGCTACGCCACCCACTACGACATGACGGGAAATCCCCGGCATCCGCACCCGCATTACTGCGAGAGCATGAAGGGGCGGGCCGAGGTTTACTTCTACGCGCTGACCCAGATGCTGAACAGGTGCCCGTGGCACCTGCTACGCTCCTCCAACTCCGCTCCCCCCTAG
- a CDS encoding phosphotransacetylase family protein: MARKIFIAASGQNIGKTTISVSLLHLAQKKYGRVGFMKPLGPKPALLRGVSVDKDAALIAQVFGLEKDLRYMSPVVVHPETSRQAIDGKIPLDELPDRILSSYAELEKHCDFIVIEGSGHPGVGSVLNLSNARIAKMLNAPVLMVSGGGVGNVIDTLAMNTALFKLEGAEVRGVLVNKLFTEKRAQTLDYLSRAFAGKPFSVLGGFDYKPVLANPTLSRVARLLDLPLHGNRREVRRIIHHVQIGAASTQRVTEMLRDSSLLLVTSSRDELLVTLANLYQMPEYRSRIVGLVIPGLTDVSVITQRIIDRSNIPYFRTDKLSTADLYRIITDDVSKITARDTEKLRLIRSLAEERLDFDAIDEIFATPPQI; encoded by the coding sequence GTGGCCAGGAAGATCTTCATCGCGGCGTCGGGGCAGAACATAGGAAAAACCACCATCAGCGTCTCGCTTTTGCACCTGGCCCAGAAGAAGTACGGAAGGGTCGGGTTCATGAAGCCTTTGGGGCCAAAGCCTGCGCTCTTGCGCGGTGTGTCGGTCGACAAGGACGCAGCCCTGATCGCACAGGTGTTCGGGCTCGAAAAGGACCTCCGCTACATGTCTCCGGTAGTGGTCCACCCCGAAACCTCGCGCCAGGCCATCGACGGCAAGATCCCCCTGGACGAGCTCCCCGACCGTATCCTCTCCAGCTACGCCGAGCTGGAGAAGCACTGCGACTTCATCGTCATAGAGGGGTCCGGCCACCCTGGGGTCGGTTCCGTGCTGAACCTCTCCAACGCCCGCATCGCGAAGATGCTGAACGCGCCGGTCCTGATGGTGAGCGGCGGCGGGGTCGGCAACGTCATCGACACTCTGGCCATGAACACAGCTCTCTTCAAGCTGGAGGGAGCCGAGGTGCGCGGGGTACTGGTGAACAAGCTCTTTACCGAAAAGCGGGCGCAGACGCTGGATTACCTTTCCCGCGCCTTCGCCGGGAAGCCCTTCTCGGTCCTAGGCGGCTTCGACTACAAGCCCGTGCTCGCCAACCCGACGCTGAGCCGGGTGGCGCGCCTTCTGGATCTGCCACTGCACGGCAACCGCCGCGAGGTGCGTCGCATCATCCACCACGTGCAGATCGGCGCAGCCTCCACCCAGCGCGTCACCGAGATGCTGCGCGACTCGTCGCTCTTGCTTGTCACCAGCAGCCGCGACGAGCTCCTGGTCACCCTCGCCAACCTTTACCAGATGCCTGAATACCGTTCCCGCATCGTGGGCCTGGTCATCCCGGGGCTCACCGACGTCAGCGTCATCACCCAGCGCATCATCGACCGCAGCAACATCCCGTATTTCCGCACCGACAAGCTGAGCACGGCCGATCTTTACCGCATCATCACCGACGACGTCTCCAAGATCACTGCAAGGGATACGGAAAAGCTGCGCTTGATCAGGTCCCTGGCCGAGGAACGGCTCGATTTCGACGCCATAGACGAAATCTTCGCCACGCCGCCGCAGATCTGA
- a CDS encoding cytochrome c7, which produces MKKTIAAVAMVIFSAGAVLAADVITLPAKNGDITFNHKKHQDTLKDCKACHEKGPGKIEGFGKDFAHKTCKGCHADKGAGPTKCAECHKK; this is translated from the coding sequence ATGAAAAAAACAATCGCCGCAGTAGCTATGGTCATCTTCAGTGCAGGGGCAGTTCTGGCAGCGGACGTGATCACCCTCCCCGCCAAGAACGGGGACATCACCTTCAATCACAAGAAACACCAGGACACCCTTAAAGACTGCAAGGCCTGCCACGAAAAAGGACCGGGCAAGATAGAGGGTTTCGGAAAGGATTTCGCCCACAAGACCTGTAAGGGGTGCCACGCGGACAAGGGTGCAGGCCCGACCAAGTGCGCCGAGTGCCACAAGAAGTAG